A single genomic interval of Penicillium psychrofluorescens genome assembly, chromosome: 2 harbors:
- a CDS encoding uncharacterized protein (ID:PFLUO_004116-T1.cds;~source:funannotate) has translation MGDYGQYNQGLYLSPNEQDLLLAALSSNNPAHDAPGGTAHVKTEHDTSPDHGSSHSVSGPPSGGFDDAFPHSNTFGMADDESPYLDFNPEVDFEFPDSASLIGDLPGTTGGLGDYELGEKRKSIDSQSETNGEDTGNKRRESEAKKPGRKPLTSEPTTKRKAQNRAAQRAFRERKERHLKDLETKVDDLQKSSDSANQENGVLRAQIERLQVELREYRKRLSWATNSSGISAMSAIPSAQSKGGPGLQNSEFLFDFPKFGDLPGRRIFNKNEQSNVSDGLPPAPGVLSRGSLSSPTNVSPTKSNVSPRTQGPNGSSPAGAVGRSGPVGSNGASNNMAQMTRSTIKPFAQDTSTSDSPSSSSDSHQSQLLSSSGTSPEPSVNSPRESKPQDATHKDDCGCGKTSPSDGEKSFCAQLGLACGNINNPIPAAREHTMQTPNDSGNTVGSMDGSTDESSGIDWLTQQNGGQFDPVLFGDWREPQDAILSQDFGTFFNDAFPLPDLGSPSHNITEATNEPTQKKDLLSLIDDKLNEDEVVPGEDKSKMLSCNKIWDRLQSMEKFRNGEIDVDNLCSELRTKARCSEGGVVVNQNDVDAIMGRAK, from the exons ATGGGTGACTACGGCCAATACAACCAGGGCCTTTACCTGTCCCCGAACGAGCaggatctccttctcgctgCTCTCTCCTCCAATAACCCCGCGCATGACGCGCCGGGTGGTACAGCCCATGTGAAAACCGAACACGATACCTCCCCGGATCATGGCTCCTCCCACAGCGTGAGTGGTCCGCCATCGGGTGGTTTCGACGACGCCTTCCCACATTCCAACACTTTCGGAATGGCGGATGACGAAAGCCCGTACCTCGATTTCAACCCCGAGGTGGACTTTGAATTTCCCGACTCCGCCAGTCTCATTGGCGATCTTCCGGGAACCACCGGCGGTCTGGGCGACTACGAACTGGGCGAAAAACGCAAGTCGATCGATAGCCAGTCGGAGACCAACGGTGAGGACACCGGAAACAAACGGAGGGAGAGCGAGGCAAAGAAGCCCGGAAGAAAGCCGTTGACCTCGGAGCCGACTACG AAGCGAAAAGCTCAAAATCGTGCGGCACAGCGGGCTTTCCGGGAGCGCAAGGAGAGGCACCTGAAGGATTTGGAAACAAAAGTGGACGACCTGCAGAAATCATCAGACTCGGCAAACCAGGAGAACGGTGTGTTGCGTGCTCAGATTGAGCGCTTGCAGGTAGAACTGCGCGAGTATCGTAAACGCCTCTCGTGGGCGACGAACAGCTCTGGTATCTCAGCAATGAGTGCGATCCCCAGTGCTCAATCAAAGGGAGGCCCTGGTCTCCAAAACTCCGAGTTCCTTTTTGATTTCCCCAAGTTTGGCGACTTGCCGGGCCGCCGCATTTTTAACAAAAACGAACAGTCCAACGTCTCGGACGGTCTTCCACCCGCCCCGGGTGTGCTGAGCCGCGGATCTTTGAGCAGTCCGACCAACGTCTCCCCCACCAAGTCCAATGTCTCTCCTCGCACACAGGGACCCAATGGCAGCAGCCCTGCCGGAGCTGTTGGCCGGTCGGGCCCCGTGGGATCCAACGGCGCCTCGAACAACATGGCCCAAATGACTCGCTCCACCATCAAGCCCTTTGCCCAGGATACCTCGACTTCGGACTcgccatcctcttcgtccgaTTCTCATCAGAGCCAGCTTCTTTCATCGAGTGGGACTTCGCCTGAGCCAAGCGTCAACTCCCCTCGGGAATCCAAGCCGCAGGATGCGACTCACAAGGACGATTGTGGTTGCGGAAAAACGAGCCCCAGTGATGGTGAGAAATCCTTCTgcgcccagctcggcctcgccTGCGGCAACATCAATAACCCCattccagctgctcgagaGCACACGATGCAGACCCCCAATGACTCCGGGAACACCGTGGGGTCCATGGACGGATCAACGGATGAATCCTCGGGGATTGATTGGCTTACACAACAGAATGGTGGCCAGTTCGACCCGGTTCTGTTTGGTGACTGGCGCGAGCCCCAAGATGCCATTCTCTCCCAGGACTTTGGCACTTTCTTCAATGATGCGTTCCCTCTTCCGGACTTGGGTAGCCCATCGCACAACATCACCGAGGCCACGAATGAGCCAACCCAGAAGAAAGATCTGCTCTCCCTGATTGACGACAAGCTGAATGAGGATGAAGTGGTGCCGGGCGAGGATAAGTCAAAGATGCTTTCATGCAACAAGATCTG GGATCGTTTGCAATCTATGGAGAAGTTCCGCAACGGCGAGATCGACGTTGACAATCTCTGCTCCGAACTCCGTACCAAGGCGCGGTGCTCCGAGGGTGGAGTGGTCGTGAACCAGAACGATGTCGATGCTATCATGGGCCGCGCCAAGTAG
- a CDS encoding uncharacterized protein (ID:PFLUO_004117-T1.cds;~source:funannotate), with amino-acid sequence MSDVAALEAEVKEFKLQLETVQSSLQVDPDNTELESLKTELEELISLTETAIAELKPAAPSQPTPAPAKERWSKDTGKPTADRTEEALAAPASFTVNENVLARWVSGDGAFYPARITSITGSSTNPVYIVSFKSYATVETLHAKDIRPISGPDPRKRKADGTPGSSASPSPAPPHPSVISAAADINPALATQARTEPGKATDGPARPAKAPRKVKANKELEEGKMKWKDFATKSKGKGKFGKKDSMFRTGEGVNARVGFTGSGQQMRKDPTRTRHTYQQAEDEGY; translated from the exons ATGTCCGATGTGGCCGCCCTCGAGGCGGAGGTCAAAGAATTCAAGCTTCAG CTTGAAACAGTGCAGTCAAGCTTGCAGGTAGACCCCGATAACACAGAGCTGGAAAGCCTCAAGACTGAACTTGAAGAACTGATATCCCTCACCGAAACCGCTATCGCGGAACTGAAACCGGCCGCGCCATCCCAGCCCACCCCAGCGCCCGCCAAAGAGAGATGGTCCAAGGACACTGGAAAGCCAACAGCCGACCGGACGGAGGAAGCCCTCGCGGCCCCGGCCAGCTTCACCGTCAATGAGAATGTCCTGGCGCGCTGGGTGTCTGGGGATGGCGCCTTCTATCCAGCCCGCATCACATCGATCACCGGCTCCTCCACCAATCCGGTGTACATTGTGTCGTTCAAGTCATACGCGACGGTTGAGACCCTGCACGCCAAGGACATTCGGCCCATCTCGGGACCAGATCCCCGGAAGCGCAAGGCTGATGGAACCCCAGGCAGTTCGGCGTCCCCGTCCCCGGCGCCCCCTCACCCGAGTGTGATCTCCGCGGCTGCAGACATCAACCCCGCGCTGGCTACCCAGGCCCGAACGGAGCCCGGCAAGGCCACCGACGGACCGGCTCGTCCCGCCAAGGCGCCACGCAAGGTCAAGGCAAACAAGGAACTCGAAGAGGGGAAGATGAAGTGGAAGGACTTTGCCACGAAaagcaagggcaagggcaagtTTGGCAAGAAGGATAGCATGTTCCGCACGGGCGAGGGCGTGAATGCTCGAG TGGGATTTACAGGCTCTGGCCAACAGATGCGCAAGGACCCAACCCGGACACGGCATACATACCAGCAGGCGGAAGACGAGGGCTACTAA